From a region of the Trichoderma atroviride chromosome 6, complete sequence genome:
- a CDS encoding uncharacterized protein (EggNog:ENOG41), with the protein MDPLEHFSTAMDGLSDSSSLSPEPHSSSKQPVRRASKACLACRARKVRCDVTIRSPCGNCQWNGQQCVTHARRPRRRRKRQTQSTTSAELNTITEAVMKDGGCNLLEEFAIDTSEAAISMEDLELLRADIESDKSPQDDSPSDDAQSFDLPHYVRPLTSLPPDDMTYLHNEGALDLPDGALQNALLRAFFEYVHPYVPTLDLDGFLHAIETHDGSAGQVSLLLLQAVLAAGTAHVELDALRNAGFQTRKQARTTFMKRVRLLYKYNCELDQMVLTQSLLLITSWQDASDEHGKTWFWIDAAVSHAFAAGLHLEPSVNKPNLSKRKQRLRRRVWWCCFIRDRLLSLGMKRLPRIKDGDFQVSMLEEADFQPEQIRSDDDHAKFEAVCVYVKSRKKRAELARMCVAQATLCQSMSFLSSSMYIAPHDNFSNFSETRKITAEGEQKFTTYMRDLLEWRDGLPESVSYRPISNSDIGKDGNTSISLDRAVLHMIYYTAVLCLYRSRFMALINDASASTMEREMCKIHMQHSAKRIEEISKNIYDHGLDRLLPSMAANIAVSAASVYMLEQKGQLQGCATEQGYRQSMRLMQSMRDTYAGADLAKASLEWDKEDKEELRGGQAGESNKVEEDYLVADQDWLKDLEAATCWYVAEPFRADSFLQHSGEGLDIFNEFFVC; encoded by the exons ATGGATCCCCTGGAGCACTTTAGCACCGCTATGGACGGATTGTCCGATAGCAGCTCCCTTAGCCCAGAGCCTCATTCGTCTTCAAAGCAGCCGGTGCGAAGAGCGAGCAAGGCGTGTCTTGCATGTAGAGCCAGAAAGGTCAGATGCGATGTGACTATACGATCACCATGCGGCAACTGTCAGTGGAATGGACAGCAGTGTGTTACACATGCTCGTCGGCCCAGGAG ACGGCGCAAGAGACAAACACAAAGCACGACCTCGGCTGAGTTGAATACGATCACGGAGGCTGTCATGAAGGATGGCGGATGCAACTTGCTGGAAGAGTTTGCAATCGATACTTCGGAagcagccatctccatggaAGACTTGGAGCTTTTACGAGCAGACATCGAATCCGACAAATCCCCACAAGACGATTCCCCATCAGACGACGCTCAAAGCTTTGATCTGCCACACTATGTCCGGCCATTGACGAGCCTACCGCCGGACGATATGACCTATCTGCACAATGAGGGCGCCTTGGATCTTCCAGACGGCGCACTTCAGAACGCCCTACTCCGCGCTTTCTTCGAATACGTGCATCCGTATGTACCGACTCTTGACTTGGATGGCTTTCTACACGCCATAGAAACACATGATGGGTCGGCAGGCCAGGTCAGCTTGCTGTTGCTTCAGGCTGTACTGGCAGCGGGAACTGCACACGTAGAGCTGGATGCTCTCAGAAATGCTGGATTCCAGACGCGAAAGCAGGCCCGTACGACGTTTATGAAGAGAGTCAGG CTCTTATACAAGTACAACTGCGAGCTGGATCAAATGGTCCTCACACAGTCTCTGCTACTCATCACCTCATGGCAAGACGCCTCTGACGAGCATGGAAAGACCTGGTTCTGGATCGACGCCGCTGTGTCCCACGCCTTTGCAGCAGGACTGCACCTCGAGCCATCGGTGAACAAGCCCAACCTATCAAAGCGCAAGCAGAGGCTGCGCCGACGCGTCTGGTGGTGCTGCTTCATCCGCGACCGCCTCCTATCACTCGGCATGAAGCGGCTCCCGCGAATCAAGGACGGCGACTTCCAAGTCTCGATGCTCGAAGAGGCCGATTTCCAGCCGGAGCAGATccgcagcgacgacgaccacGCCAAATTCGAGGCCGTGTGCGTCTACGTCAAGAGCCGCAAGAAGCGCGCTGAGCTGGCACGCATGTGTGTCGCACAGGCAACGCTTTGCCAGTCGATGAGCTTCCTGTCCAGCAGCATGTACATTGCGCCCCACGACAACTTTTCCAACTTTTCCGAGACACGCAAGATCACGGCCGAGGGCGAACAGAAGTTCACCACGTATATGCGGGACCTGCTGGAGTGGAGAGATGGCTTGCCGGAGAGTGTCTCATACAGGCCCATCTCGAACAGCGACATAGGCAAGGATGGAAACACGAGCATATCATTGGATCGTGCAGTCTTGCACATGATTTACTACACAGCGGTGCTTTGTCTCTATCGCTCCAGGTTCATGGCGCTGATTAACGACGCGAGTGCATCTACCATGGAAAGGGAGATGTGCAAGATTCACATGCAGCATTCGGCCAAGAGGATTGAAGAAATCTCCAAGAATATATACGACCATGGCCTCGACCGATTACTCCCCAGCATGGCGGCGAACATAGCAGTGTCCGCCGCAAGCGTATACATGCTGGAGCAAAAGGGCCAGCTCCAAGGCTGTGCAACGGAGCAGGGATATCGCCAGAGCATGAGGCTAATGCAGTCTATGCGTGACACGTATGCAGGGGCTGATTTGGCAAAGGCCTCTCTGGAGTGGGATAAGGAGGACAAGGAGGAGCTACGTGGAGGACAAGCAGGAGAGTCCAATAAGGTAGAGGAGGATTATCTCGTGGCTGACCAGGATTGGTTAAAGGACCTGGAGGCTGCGACATGCTGGTATGTGGCGGAGCCTTTCCGGGCGGATAGCTTTTTGCAACATTCGGGAGAGGGACTGGACATATTCAATGAGTTTTTTGTTTGTTAA
- a CDS encoding uncharacterized protein (EggNog:ENOG41): MAFPNAITGGCLCGSIRYSISASGESPWPPQSSACQCTMCRKWTSSLIAQFIIVLPAQLSPPFHTQETFEEYESSPGRYRGFCKRCGTSLVWRSTDDGSTVDVFLGTVDERWLVHEDEGKVGQALGRPNGTQFWMENAIPGVTDLMKGGKEFLREGEDGWERKKE, translated from the exons ATGGCATTCCCGAACGCTATTACGGGAGGATGCCTCTGTGGCTCAATCCGCTACTCAATATCTGCGTCCGGCGAAAGCCCATGGCCGCCTCAG TCATCGGCCTGTCAAT GCACAATGTGTCGCAAGTGGACATCGTCCCTCATTGCTCAATTCATCATCGTTTTGCCGGCACAGTTGAGTCCTCCATTTCACACTCAGGAGACATTCGAGGAGTACGAATCATCACCTGGCCGTTACCGAGGATTTTGTAAGCGATGTGGGACCTCGTTAGTTTGGCGCTCAACAGACGATGGCAGCACAGTCGATGTATTTCTGGGGACAGTCGATGAAAGATGGCTTGTCCatgaggatgaaggcaaGGTTGGGCAGGCACTTGGGAGACCAAATGGAACGCAGTTTTGGATGGAGAATGCGATCCCGGGCGTGACTGATCTCATGAAGGGAGGAAAAGAGTTTCTGAGGGAGGGCGAAGATGggtgggagagaaaaaaagagtaa
- a CDS encoding uncharacterized protein (EggNog:ENOG41~SECRETED:SignalP(1-17)~MEROPS:MER0080922), whose translation MRSTLYALAAWPLAAQALEFLDDNKNVEEGGIMRYSLTAAKGARSKHLHRRQDTAELQSQETGYFYSIELEIGTPPQAVSVNFDTGSSELWVNPECSKATDPAFCQSFGRYNASKTFVDTKADGGIKYGTGYVDFVYGYDYVQLGSSRISQQLFGVATDSEFASIGILGAGPNLSGWTSSYPLVIDNLAKQGFINSRAFSLDIRGLDSDRGSVIYGGIDTKKFSGPLVKRPIIPAASSPDGYTRYWIYMDGMTITTEDGSHVEIFNKPNGQPVLLDSGYTVSTLPSSIFTKILAAFPMAHIEASSGDYLVPCDIIDTPGSVNFQFGDATVSVDYKDFIWQQPDLGICKLGVSQDDDFPVLGDTFLRAAYVVFDWDNQNIHVAKNEDCGTHLIPIGKGADAVPSGLKGDCAAAGQTTTSAVQTTSAAASTSARVSTSAAATTTSVAITTTAPATSGLKATTSSHRFANGTVTYSVPHGRTTVISEISSAAATQLDTTTAPASGTTAAPTYTSTFTTTNVYTITSCPPSVTNCPVGHVTTEVVTAYTTWCPVEDSSPTAVPSVPAAPEITATFTLPNTYTCPQGKDSCSNPHTAPHVIVVTPIVTQTAPVAIPSCATCAAAAVPTPSGIASTPILTNAASSATAPAVTSPAQPAQSAYYPPAPPQHAVSSPAVVPPVITPGSGPLPTGGLTTVVAPSGSAPSQPAQSGLPPVPAGAAEFRAPAMVALIAGAVAAVLL comes from the exons ATGCGTTCCACTCTTTATGCGCTCGCGGCATGGCCGCTTGCGGCTCAGGCCCTCGAATTCCTCGACGACAACAAGAACgtcgaagaaggcggcaTTATGCGATATTCTCTTACTGCTGCCAAAGGTGCTCGTTCCAAGCACCTCCACAGGCGCCAGGACACCGCCGAATTGCAATCCCAGGAGACTGGTTACTTTTACAGCATCGAACTCGAAATCGGTACCCCACCGCAGGCAGTGAGCGTCAATTTCGATACAGGCTCTTCTGAGCTATGGGTCAACCCCGAGTGCAGCAAGGCTACCGACCCAGCCTTTTGCCAGAGCTTTGGCCGATACAACGCATCCAAGACTTTTGTCGACACCAAGGCCGACGGAGGTATCAAGTACGGCACCGGATATGTTGATTTCGTCTACGGCTACGACTATGTCCAGCTTGGCT CATCCAGAATcagccagcagctcttcggTGTTGCGACTGACAGTGAATTTGCCTCGATTGGTATCCTCGGTGCTGGCCCTAACCTGAGTGGCTGGACTAGTTCTTACCCGCTGGTCATCGacaacttggccaagcagGGCTTCATCAACAGTAGAGCTTTCAGTCTTGATATCCGAGGCCTTGACAGCGACCGAGGCTCCGTCATCTACGGTGGTATCGACACCAAGAAATTTTCCGGTCCCCTGGTGAAGCGACCTATCATCCCCGCCGCCTCGTCTCCGGATGGTTATACTCGTTACTGGATCTACATGGATGGTATGACCATTACCACCGAGGATGGATCCCACGTCGAAATCTTCAACAAGCCCAACGGCCAGCCGGTGCTTCTCGACAGCGGCTACACCGTCAGCACTCTTCCTAGCTCCATCTTCACAAAGATCCTCGCAGCTTTCCCCATGGCTCACATTGAGGCTAGCTCCGGCGACTACTTGGTGCCCTGTGATATCATCGACACCCCTGGATCAGTCAACTTCCAGTTTGGCGATGCCACTGTCAGCGTCGACTACAAGGACTTcatctggcagcagcctgaCCTGGGCATCTGCAAGCTTGGCGTTTCTCAGGATGACGACTTCCCCGTTCTCGGCGATACCTTCTTGAGGGCTGCTTATGTGGTCTTTGACTGGGACAACCAAAACATCCACGTTGCCAAGAACGAGGACTGCGGTACACACCTGATTCCCATCGGCAAGGGCGCTGACGCTGTCCCATCCGGCCTCAAGGGTgattgcgctgctgctggccagacAACCACCTCTGCTGTGCAAAccacctccgccgccgccagcacctCTGCGCGCGTCTCCAcgtctgcagcagccactaCCACATCtgtcgccatcaccaccactgcACCGGCTACCAGCGGATTGAAGGCCACGACCTCGTCTCATCGCTTTGCCAACGGCACTGTTACCTACAGCGTCCCGCATGGCAGAACCACCGTCATCTCTGAGATTAGCTCGGCCGCTGCCACCCAGCTCGACACCACCACCGCGCCTGCGTCCGGTACCACTGCCGCTCCAACTTACACCTCGACCTTCACCACGACCAACGTGTATACCATCACCTCTTGCCCACCCAGTGTCACCAACTGCCCTGTTGGCCACGTCACGACCGAAGTTGTTACTGCCTACACGACTTGGTGCCCGGTTGAGGATTCCAGTCCTACTGCTGTCCCCAGCGTGCCAGCGGCTCCCGAAATCACCGCCACCTTCACGCTGCCCAACACTTACACCTGTCCCCAGGGCAAGGACTCCTGCTCCAACCCTCACACGGCGCCTCACGTCATTGTCGTCACCCCCATTGTCACCCAGACGGCTCCCGTTGCGATCCCCTCATGCGCCacttgtgctgctgctgcagtccCCACCCCCTCCGGCATTGCTTCGACTCCCATCTTGACCAATGCAGCTTCATCGGCCACAGCCCCTGCCGTCACCAGCCCGGCTCAGCCGGCTCAGTCCGCCTACTACCCGCCGGCACCGCCTCAGCACGCTGTTTCTTCTCCGGCTGTCGTTCCTCCAGTCATCACGCCGGGCTCTGGCCCCCTTCCTACCGGTGGCCTGACAACCGTCGTCGCCCCTAGCGGCTCTGCTCCTTCTCAGCCTGCCCAATCCGGCCTGCCTCCCGTCCCGGCTGGAGCCGCTGAATTCCGCGCCCCTGCCATGGTTGCCCTGATCGCCggcgccgtcgctgctgttTTGTTGTAA